Proteins from a genomic interval of Psychrobacter fulvigenes:
- the nadB gene encoding L-aspartate oxidase, translated as MNEACAADRASYNADDARQTDVLIIGAGLAGLTTALALPKSLNVTVLSKAAMEVCSSHYAQGGIAASLDKNDCVADHIADTLIAGAGLCETDNTAHILSAGQQAVQWLCEQGVPFTQTAQTHTAKKAAEQTLDTTSMALNTSDLHLTKEGGHGCRRVAHADDATGRHIMQALVIKAQSAANITILPYHEALSLLKDNSDSQCQGALVFDHHNQRQVTFHSRAVVLASGGLGQLFKRASAPNVCIGDGVMMAWQAGCRLANLEFIQFHPTGLALDDSSFLISEALRGEGGRLYCPLTGKRFMLDIDDRAELAPRDIVARAIAEQINNNGLGYVHLDVSHLPAKFLQEHFPQIYQTLLDLGVDITTDPIPVAPTAHYSCGGVVTCANGLTDIAGLYAAGEVAYTGLHGANRLASNSLLECVVVGRHIAAHLPRYLSDKTWSTPNLFDTQAISLTTPLCSESVSAAENLTTKNLDGNFDGSFDSNANIDIDNMTAQLKTLMSSHMGIVRSAEQLESALVQIQQWQGSIHTLHISDNPALFNDLAHWQLSRQLQLASLIVQSAYQRYESRGGHYRQDYPTLATEPRISVIEPLIATKFDSESLRYELANSTERTDGLKLAATV; from the coding sequence ATGAATGAGGCGTGCGCAGCTGATAGAGCAAGCTATAACGCTGATGATGCTAGGCAAACAGACGTACTTATCATTGGTGCTGGCCTTGCAGGGTTAACGACCGCTTTAGCATTACCAAAATCGCTAAACGTAACCGTATTAAGTAAAGCGGCAATGGAAGTTTGCTCAAGTCATTACGCCCAAGGCGGTATCGCAGCCAGCCTAGATAAAAATGACTGCGTCGCTGATCATATCGCTGATACGCTCATCGCTGGTGCAGGGCTATGTGAAACGGATAATACGGCTCATATCCTCAGTGCCGGTCAACAAGCTGTGCAGTGGCTATGCGAGCAAGGCGTGCCCTTTACTCAGACTGCACAAACACACACTGCTAAAAAAGCCGCTGAGCAAACCTTAGATACAACCTCCATGGCATTAAATACTAGCGATTTGCATCTAACCAAAGAAGGCGGCCATGGCTGTAGGCGGGTTGCCCACGCTGATGATGCGACTGGTCGTCATATCATGCAAGCCTTGGTCATAAAAGCGCAGTCTGCGGCTAATATTACCATCTTGCCCTACCATGAGGCGCTAAGCTTATTAAAAGACAATAGTGATAGCCAATGCCAAGGAGCACTCGTTTTTGATCATCATAATCAACGGCAAGTGACGTTCCATAGTCGTGCAGTCGTATTAGCCAGTGGCGGCTTAGGACAGCTGTTTAAACGTGCCAGCGCGCCAAATGTCTGTATTGGTGATGGGGTAATGATGGCGTGGCAGGCAGGTTGCCGTCTCGCAAATTTGGAGTTTATCCAATTTCATCCAACAGGACTAGCACTGGACGACAGTAGCTTTTTGATATCCGAAGCCCTGCGCGGTGAAGGAGGACGGCTATATTGTCCTTTGACGGGCAAGCGATTTATGCTCGATATAGACGATCGTGCTGAGCTAGCGCCACGAGACATCGTCGCCCGTGCCATCGCTGAGCAAATTAATAATAATGGTTTGGGCTACGTGCATCTCGATGTCAGCCACTTGCCAGCCAAGTTTTTACAAGAGCATTTTCCGCAGATTTATCAGACACTATTAGACCTCGGTGTTGATATTACTACCGACCCTATTCCAGTCGCTCCTACTGCACACTATAGCTGTGGCGGCGTGGTCACTTGCGCTAATGGCTTAACAGATATCGCAGGGCTCTATGCCGCTGGTGAAGTCGCTTATACTGGTCTGCATGGTGCAAACCGCTTGGCCAGTAACTCTTTATTAGAGTGTGTGGTGGTTGGGCGTCATATCGCTGCGCATTTGCCACGTTATTTGTCTGATAAGACTTGGAGCACGCCCAACCTTTTTGACACTCAAGCTATCTCTCTCACAACACCTCTCTGTTCTGAGTCTGTCTCTGCTGCTGAAAACCTTACTACTAAAAACCTTGATGGCAATTTTGATGGTAGCTTTGATAGCAATGCTAATATCGATATTGATAACATGACTGCTCAATTAAAAACCTTGATGAGTAGCCACATGGGTATTGTGCGTAGCGCTGAGCAGTTAGAAAGCGCCTTGGTTCAAATACAACAGTGGCAAGGGAGTATCCATACGCTACACATATCTGACAATCCTGCTTTGTTTAACGACTTGGCTCATTGGCAATTATCACGGCAATTACAGCTGGCCTCTCTCATTGTGCAGTCAGCTTACCAACGCTATGAAAGCCGTGGCGGTCACTATCGACAGGATTATCCTACTCTAGCAACCGAGCCAAGGATTAGTGTCATTGAGCCCTTGATAGCTACTAAGTTTGATAGTGAGAGCTTGCGATATGAGCTCGCAAACTCTACTGAAAGGACTGACGGGCTAAAACTGGCTGCTACTGTTTGA
- a CDS encoding phosphatidate cytidylyltransferase, which translates to MIATDTLFVIGLMTIVSMVWSMLALPRLRARLPTIYLIARSWWWMLALLCSCYLLAKISDKSQFIDNQHPYQWLLAAFFIVIGLRGSYEVSRLWRSESKARLISKLQARGLQAHTLAFAIPQRHGTEKYRSEEHHTDLQDNLQPYIYLNILDALFSVAFILLIVSLVFLQQLTWHREQYGVLLFVLFASQFNDIAQYLCGKLLKGRLFKRGLAPKISPNKSIEGAVFGSLLSALLATLLGIWLTPFSWWVCLLAAYMLAVSGITGDLLESAFKRQHGVKDTGTLLAGHGGVLDRIDSLLIGVPLFTLLYWALG; encoded by the coding sequence ATGATAGCTACAGATACGCTATTTGTGATCGGACTGATGACCATCGTTAGTATGGTTTGGAGCATGCTTGCTCTGCCGCGTTTGCGTGCTCGTTTGCCCACCATTTATCTGATTGCACGCTCATGGTGGTGGATGCTAGCACTGCTCTGTAGCTGCTATCTGCTTGCCAAGATATCTGATAAGAGTCAATTCATCGATAATCAGCATCCTTATCAATGGCTCCTCGCTGCTTTTTTCATTGTCATTGGGCTGCGTGGTAGCTATGAGGTTAGCCGTCTTTGGCGCTCTGAGAGTAAAGCGCGACTGATTAGCAAGCTCCAAGCGCGCGGACTACAAGCGCATACGTTAGCCTTCGCTATTCCCCAAAGACATGGCACAGAAAAATATCGCTCAGAAGAACATCACACCGACCTGCAAGACAACCTTCAACCCTATATCTATCTGAATATTTTAGATGCATTATTTAGCGTCGCCTTCATTTTACTCATTGTCAGTTTGGTTTTTTTGCAGCAATTAACGTGGCATCGTGAACAATACGGCGTGTTACTGTTCGTATTATTTGCCAGTCAGTTTAATGATATCGCGCAATATTTATGCGGCAAGCTGCTCAAAGGTAGATTATTCAAACGTGGTCTTGCACCCAAAATAAGCCCCAATAAAAGTATTGAAGGCGCTGTCTTTGGGAGTTTGTTATCCGCCCTCTTGGCAACATTACTGGGAATTTGGTTGACGCCGTTTAGCTGGTGGGTATGCCTGCTTGCCGCCTATATGCTCGCAGTCAGCGGTATCACTGGCGACTTATTAGAATCAGCGTTCAAACGTCAACACGGGGTAAAAGATACTGGTACTTTATTGGCGGGACATGGTGGCGTGCTTGATAGAATAGATAGCTTACTGATTGGCGTGCCTTTATTTACCCTATTGTATTGGGCTCTAGGTTAG
- a CDS encoding NUDIX hydrolase: protein MTLSYSHAHQQGSGTTEVVAVLIAITDHTARVLTVDQGKLLPNGPLMPLHRSLQAGVRQWVEEQTRQPLGYLEQLYTFVDTSRRNSDGHALVYVSYLGLVQEAQVPELPSQAIWRDWYDYFPWENHLEGMPSIIMTSIVPELLVWADAAEDDVLQHRRRQRIRLCWGLSEGVIDAVTFTHNNTHSLLKDYPEISENYNDSSSEWVAEHLLLRYEMLYEAGLIPEAPSYQPSKLPDNWTQMIGTPMYYDHRRVIATAISRLRAKIEYRPLIFGLMPEVFTLLQLQQSIEALSGVRLHKQNFRRLLDSQNLVQPTGESSSAQRGRPAKLYRFRHDIELQSLLMDSKLPKRK from the coding sequence ATGACGTTGTCTTATTCACATGCGCATCAGCAGGGTAGTGGTACCACGGAAGTGGTGGCGGTATTGATTGCCATCACGGATCATACAGCGCGGGTTTTGACGGTAGACCAAGGCAAGCTGCTGCCCAATGGGCCACTGATGCCGTTGCATCGCTCACTACAAGCAGGTGTGCGCCAGTGGGTGGAAGAGCAAACTCGGCAACCACTTGGTTATCTTGAGCAGTTATATACCTTTGTGGATACCAGTCGCCGCAATAGCGATGGCCATGCATTGGTTTATGTTAGCTATCTCGGGTTGGTGCAAGAGGCGCAAGTGCCAGAGTTGCCAAGCCAAGCAATTTGGCGAGATTGGTACGACTACTTTCCATGGGAAAACCACCTAGAGGGTATGCCGAGTATTATTATGACCTCTATTGTGCCTGAGCTATTGGTTTGGGCAGATGCTGCGGAAGATGACGTTTTGCAGCATCGACGGCGTCAACGAATCCGCTTATGTTGGGGGTTAAGTGAAGGCGTGATAGATGCTGTCACGTTTACGCATAATAATACGCATAGTTTGTTAAAAGACTATCCAGAAATATCTGAAAATTACAATGACAGCAGTAGTGAGTGGGTTGCAGAGCATCTCCTCCTGCGCTACGAGATGCTTTATGAAGCAGGACTTATCCCTGAGGCTCCAAGTTATCAGCCTAGTAAATTGCCTGACAACTGGACTCAGATGATAGGCACACCCATGTATTATGACCATCGCCGTGTGATTGCGACAGCCATCTCCAGATTGCGTGCCAAGATAGAATATCGTCCCTTGATATTTGGCTTGATGCCAGAAGTGTTCACTTTGCTGCAGTTGCAGCAAAGCATTGAGGCGCTGTCGGGAGTAAGGCTACACAAGCAAAACTTCCGTCGGTTACTGGATTCACAAAACTTAGTGCAGCCAACAGGTGAGAGTAGCAGTGCTCAGCGTGGGCGACCTGCCAAGCTTTATCGTTTCCGTCATGACATTGAATTACAAAGCTTACTCATGGACAGTAAATTACCTAAACGGAAATAA
- a CDS encoding SDR family NAD(P)-dependent oxidoreductase, with protein MNDKKNNRAHVIVIGGTSGLGLALALAHQQLGWQVSVVGHNQAKIDRINAQHPDITTHHCDLTDFTQRQTLLNTLSASQFQRLIYSAGSYFNERVQQLDKATSTQMLAINLQAFEYVFMWASAQLMQQVEANTGVGSIKPSLVCIASIAGIIDYPYSSLYAKSKRAMIATASAYRCALAPYDIQVTCIASGYIDTQALRDLNGGDASHKPFIISIQTAVRYTMQALADDVGLAVFPRSMRYITRALNQLPKPMLNWLLRSKLDKSL; from the coding sequence ATGAATGATAAAAAGAATAATCGAGCGCACGTGATTGTCATTGGCGGCACCAGTGGGCTAGGATTGGCGCTTGCTTTAGCGCACCAGCAGTTGGGCTGGCAAGTGAGTGTTGTCGGTCATAATCAGGCCAAAATTGATCGTATCAATGCTCAGCATCCTGATATCACCACTCATCACTGTGATTTGACGGATTTTACCCAGCGCCAAACGTTACTGAATACATTGTCAGCTAGCCAGTTTCAGCGACTTATCTATAGTGCAGGCAGTTATTTCAATGAGCGTGTACAGCAGCTTGATAAAGCGACCAGTACTCAGATGCTGGCCATCAATCTGCAGGCCTTTGAGTATGTCTTTATGTGGGCAAGTGCACAGTTAATGCAGCAGGTTGAAGCAAATACAGGAGTGGGTTCCATAAAGCCAAGCCTTGTCTGTATCGCCTCAATTGCGGGTATCATCGACTATCCTTACTCGAGCCTTTATGCAAAGAGTAAGCGCGCAATGATCGCGACTGCCAGTGCCTATCGCTGTGCTCTCGCTCCTTACGATATCCAAGTGACTTGCATTGCCTCAGGCTATATCGATACTCAAGCATTACGTGATTTAAATGGGGGTGATGCCAGTCATAAGCCTTTTATCATCAGCATCCAAACTGCCGTTAGATACACGATGCAGGCGCTTGCCGATGATGTTGGGTTGGCAGTGTTTCCGCGCTCAATGCGCTATATCACTCGCGCACTTAACCAGTTGCCCAAACCCATGTTAAATTGGTTGCTACGGAGCAAACTTGATAAAAGCCTTTAG
- the nadA gene encoding quinolinate synthase NadA, with translation MKIYPYDAPTLSADNSSTTQFNIEYAKAKIPAELPRDKRLAVEANIKQLLQDHNAVLVAHYYVDPFIQDLALATGGCVGDSLEMARFGQAHSAQTLVVAGVRFMGESAKILSMEKTVLMPDLEAECSLDLGCPADEFSAFCDAHPERTVVVYANTSAAVKARADWVVTSSVGIDIVRHLHEQGEPIIWGPDRHLGKYIAQETGADMLLWQGSCLVHNEFKATELMQLKEEHPQAKVLVHPESPDSVVALADVVGSTSKLLKSTYEMDADTFIVATDLGILHEMQKRSPHKRFLAAPTAGESASCKSCAFCPWMAMNGLQGIEQCLMHHSGEVLMTPELAAAAKKPLQRMLDFAESQKQRVQASGDIVKDRALFANVGAA, from the coding sequence ATGAAAATCTATCCTTATGACGCACCAACCTTAAGCGCTGATAATAGCAGCACCACTCAGTTCAATATTGAATATGCCAAGGCAAAGATACCAGCCGAGCTTCCCCGCGATAAGCGTCTGGCAGTAGAAGCCAATATCAAGCAGCTACTGCAAGATCATAACGCGGTATTGGTCGCGCATTATTATGTTGACCCTTTTATCCAAGATTTGGCATTGGCAACAGGTGGCTGTGTCGGTGACTCACTCGAGATGGCACGGTTCGGTCAAGCGCATAGCGCCCAGACTCTAGTGGTGGCAGGCGTACGCTTCATGGGCGAATCAGCCAAAATATTAAGTATGGAAAAAACGGTACTAATGCCAGATTTGGAAGCTGAGTGTTCATTAGACTTAGGCTGTCCTGCCGATGAGTTTTCCGCCTTCTGTGATGCCCATCCTGAACGTACGGTGGTGGTTTATGCCAATACCAGTGCAGCGGTAAAAGCGCGTGCTGACTGGGTGGTGACCTCATCAGTAGGCATCGACATCGTCCGTCATCTACATGAGCAAGGCGAGCCGATTATCTGGGGGCCTGACCGCCATTTGGGTAAATACATTGCACAAGAGACTGGTGCCGACATGTTGCTCTGGCAAGGGTCGTGCTTGGTGCACAATGAGTTTAAAGCAACGGAGCTTATGCAATTAAAAGAGGAACACCCACAGGCAAAAGTCTTGGTACACCCTGAATCCCCTGATAGTGTGGTGGCACTGGCCGATGTGGTCGGCTCAACCAGTAAGCTACTGAAGTCAACTTATGAGATGGATGCCGATACCTTTATCGTAGCGACCGACCTTGGCATATTGCACGAGATGCAAAAGCGCTCACCGCATAAGCGTTTCTTAGCAGCGCCGACGGCTGGTGAGAGTGCCAGCTGTAAGAGCTGTGCGTTTTGCCCGTGGATGGCGATGAATGGCTTGCAAGGTATTGAACAATGCTTGATGCATCACAGCGGTGAAGTACTCATGACCCCAGAGCTGGCAGCAGCCGCAAAAAAACCATTACAACGCATGCTTGATTTTGCCGAATCACAAAAACAACGCGTACAAGCCAGTGGCGATATCGTCAAAGACCGTGCGCTATTTGCCAATGTGGGAGCGGCGTAA
- a CDS encoding lysine exporter LysO family protein, protein MESLVTLVLVLMPMFIGFAIPSNPKMTKLADKGLSYLVYVILTLIGIELSQVEGLGSQIGEIALYVTILSILTIGSGLFALMLFDYWRPWQAKKPSVKSKEHRVSIRGSLAQVICVVIGMVIGYFLPVDYMPPDNTMTAMLMILILLVGIGLKGSGITLKEVLLNKRGVEMSIIFTLSILVGGLIFALMFSDVSWTKGLALASGFGWYSLSAIIMTDAYGAVWGSVALFNDLVREFFALIFIPVFMRKYPSAAVGLGGATSLDFTLPIIQQSGGLKVVPLAISFGFIINIVSPILMVVFSALG, encoded by the coding sequence ATGGAAAGCCTAGTTACCCTTGTTCTGGTATTAATGCCAATGTTTATTGGCTTTGCCATCCCTTCTAATCCCAAAATGACTAAGCTTGCCGATAAGGGTCTGTCTTATTTGGTTTATGTCATCTTAACTCTCATCGGTATTGAGCTGTCACAGGTCGAAGGTCTGGGTAGTCAAATAGGCGAAATCGCCCTTTATGTCACTATCCTATCGATTTTGACGATTGGTAGTGGCCTGTTTGCGCTTATGCTTTTTGATTACTGGCGTCCATGGCAGGCAAAGAAGCCGAGCGTCAAGTCTAAAGAGCATCGCGTCAGTATCCGTGGCAGCTTGGCACAAGTGATTTGTGTGGTGATTGGCATGGTGATTGGCTACTTCTTGCCAGTAGATTATATGCCACCTGACAACACCATGACGGCTATGCTGATGATATTAATACTGCTGGTCGGTATTGGGTTAAAAGGCTCAGGGATTACCCTCAAAGAAGTGCTGCTCAATAAACGCGGCGTTGAGATGAGTATTATCTTTACCCTCTCGATATTGGTTGGCGGGCTGATCTTTGCGCTGATGTTCAGCGATGTGTCATGGACAAAAGGCTTGGCACTGGCATCAGGGTTTGGTTGGTATTCACTATCAGCGATTATCATGACCGATGCTTATGGTGCCGTTTGGGGCAGTGTGGCGCTATTTAATGACTTGGTACGTGAGTTTTTTGCATTGATATTTATTCCCGTCTTTATGCGCAAATATCCATCAGCTGCGGTCGGTCTTGGCGGCGCGACCAGTCTTGACTTTACCCTGCCTATTATTCAACAATCTGGTGGTCTAAAAGTCGTGCCACTGGCGATTAGCTTTGGCTTTATTATTAATATCGTCTCGCCAATTCTGATGGTAGTGTTTTCGGCGTTGGGGTAA